The genomic interval CTGTTCCAGGATCGACCAGTTATTGCTGCGCAGTACGCAACCTGGACGTGAGGTCGGTTGGGAGACATAAACATTCATCGGGTTCAGGGTAACAAAGACCCTTGTATCCATCGCGATCGCGCTGGCACCAAACTGAGCACAAAGCTCAGGATTGGGCGCTCTAGAATCCAAATCACTCACCGTCACGATCTTGCCCGTTCCCCCCGTAGAAGCAACCGAGCTAAAGCCCATACCGATCCCAATGCCCAGAATCAGGACACCCAACAAGACCGCAATCGATGTGGTACTCAGCAAACCCGGTTTGGCTGTTTTTCGCTTTTGGTTGGCGTCCTGAGTGCTATAGCTATCGAAATCTCTGTCGTAGTCGTAGCTGGAGGACTTAGATTTTCGTTTCATAGGTGCTTAACAGTTCAGAAAGGTAGGGAAAGGATCAGTTGCCCTCTCTTCCCAGTATGCCGCTAATTTTTGGGGATCGCAGCTGATCGATCAGGTACGCAAGCTAAGTTACCATCATGCCCGATTTATCCGCAACTAAGTAGAAATTTTTGGGAACTGGGCTGGGGTCACGGCTAATGATTTTGAACGGCTTCGATGTCTTTGAGAATGAGTTCAGCCCTGTAATTATCCCCCACCTCGTTGTAAATCGATAGAGCTTCCCGGTAAGAGTCGCGTGCTTTTGGGTACTGTCCCTGTTTGGCATAGGCTAAACCGATGTTGCGAAGAATTTCTCCTTCCACGCTGCGATCGCCGATCGCTTGGATGACTTTTAACGCCCGTTGATAAAATTCCAGGGCTTTTGCGTAATCTCCCTGGCGCGCATAGGCGACTCCCTGGTTGTGCAGGGTAGTTCCCTCGGCAGGGCGATTCCCCATCTGTTGATAAATTCCCAGGGCTTGCTGATAGGTGTCCAACGCCTGGGCGTATTTATCCTGACCGAGATGAATTCCAGCAATGCTGCTGAGGGTTGCCGCCTCAGCAGCACGATCGCCCAGACGTTGAATCATTGCTAAAGCCTGTCCATAGAATTCCAATGCCCTGGCATCCTGTGCCGAAATCTGTCCTTTCGTTACAGGAGTAGTCGATCGCTCCTGTCCTAAGGTTTTCTCAATCGAAGGGGAAGCCAGGGCAGCCGAAGGAACTGCTGCCCGCGTTAATCCCCGCTCTGCCTGACTCGATTCCAGCAGTTTCGGATCTTGCCCCAGGGTTCGATACAGAAAAGCAAGGTTACTTAGGGTTCTGGCTGCTTCTGGAGAATCACCCAGGGTTTTACTGGTTGCCAAGGCTCGTTGATAGAACTCCTGGGCTTTCCCCAGATTTCCCTGGTCAAAATAGATCTCCCCAATTGTGTTGAGCAGCCTTGTTTCTTTACGCCGATCGCCCAGTTGCTGCCGAATTTCCAGGTCTGCCTGGTAATATTCCAGCGCTTTCTTGTACCAGCTAGACTTTTGTTCGGGTTGTT from Kovacikia minuta CCNUW1 carries:
- a CDS encoding DUF3172 domain-containing protein; translated protein: MKRKSKSSSYDYDRDFDSYSTQDANQKRKTAKPGLLSTTSIAVLLGVLILGIGIGMGFSSVASTGGTGKIVTVSDLDSRAPNPELCAQFGASAIAMDTRVFVTLNPMNVYVSQPTSRPGCVLRSNNWSILEQRGLVKSEQVRDCKNRMNTFAYTGGLESSPQIDCIYQNDAAKNMFLNEPGIGNIAKPENERF
- a CDS encoding tetratricopeptide repeat protein, with protein sequence MSEMFSRWFLHGFSIKQPIPLLTLTCLLILPFFQPSGKAQSKVFSTQKFILTQAAQPLSAAQAFQEGQQSFHQAQFQLAQTKFQQAVKLYQQVGDRRGEATALFWQGVTYNNQGQQQQAITSYQKARTGYQQVGDLLGEGTTLNGLGEVYYSLREYTKAIESYQQALAIYNQIGATREVWTRWGTTLHNMGAVYDAQNQLQDALSYYTKALDIRRQVGDRPGEGTTLNNIGGIYFIQRIYDKALEFYLAALSTRREVGDLRGQANTLNNIGFVCRIAGQTEKQPEQKSSWYKKALEYYQADLEIRQQLGDRRKETRLLNTIGEIYFDQGNLGKAQEFYQRALATSKTLGDSPEAARTLSNLAFLYRTLGQDPKLLESSQAERGLTRAAVPSAALASPSIEKTLGQERSTTPVTKGQISAQDARALEFYGQALAMIQRLGDRAAEAATLSSIAGIHLGQDKYAQALDTYQQALGIYQQMGNRPAEGTTLHNQGVAYARQGDYAKALEFYQRALKVIQAIGDRSVEGEILRNIGLAYAKQGQYPKARDSYREALSIYNEVGDNYRAELILKDIEAVQNH